A stretch of DNA from Macrococcus sp. 19Msa1099:
TTGTCGACTAAACCTTCCAGATAGGTCTCAGCTATTTTGGACTGCTGTTGGACTTTCTGTACATGTAGATGTGCCTGATAATAAGGCAACGGTGATAAAGGCGTCCATGTACTGATCGTGAATCCTATGCCGAAGAGCATCACAGATAAAGGCAGTGTGAATCTTAACGATGCGAGATGGTCCTCAAGTTTCGCCGTCAATACAAATATTAAATAGAGACACAAAGCAACGATACAGATCGGGATGCCATAATAGAGGAATGTGAACATTCTAATGCATCCCTGTCATAAGATAATAGATGGTGAATATCACAAAGATCAGACTGATGATGACGGGGATATAGTTCAGGATAAGCTTTGTTCTGAGGTAGCTATGATTCAGCTCCGTCTGATGCATCTCTACTTCAGACTTCATCTCTCTTTTCAGATCCGTTAGGACGTCCCGTCTAAGACTTTCAGCGTTCAAATCCACCACGGTCATGGCGTCTATCTTGTCCTGGCTGTGTTGGATGGTCTTCTGAAGTTCGGTCTTGAGTGTTCGATTTTCGTTGATGACCGTGCGCATCTCCTGTTTGAGTGTCTCGTTGTAGCGTTTCATCCCCTGCATCTCTGATACGAGCGTCAAGTACTTGTCGTGCATACTGTTGAATGCGATCTCTGCTTTCTGGTACTTCAACGTTAGCTGTACGACCTGCTGGGAGAGATGTGAATCCTGATTGTCGTTTAAATCGTTCATAAGATTCTCGTTCCTGCTCCAGTCCGTATTGGATTCCCTCGGCACCATAATCAACTCCTAAATTTTTTTCACGTATGATACGTTTCTTACCATCCCGGTCGATAAAATCGTATGAAAAACGGGTCATCTGTTGCTTCTGATTGAATCTTTCCCTTATGTTGACACCTAGATCGGTTAGATGCGCCTTAAAGCGCTCTATATCGAAATGAAGGCTATCCTTTGTTTTTTCGAATGCCTGATCGATACGTGCTCTTAAATCATCTTTCCATATATATTCGCCTTT
This window harbors:
- a CDS encoding relaxase/mobilization nuclease domain-containing protein — its product is MAQTKVASSKSATASIKYGRDGKDKDTQEKKCIAMSGINCDPSNAEYEFGVVRKAFNKAKVEGKDIQAHLIEQSFKGRDIDPFEVNQMGYELAERLNKELGGGFQAVVYTHGNTNNYHNHIVFNAVNLEDGHKYHCYQEKKIVERINDAIVREHGYPVIEKNKERGTSVTIKEQKLKDKGEYIWKDDLRARIDQAFEKTKDSLHFDIERFKAHLTDLGVNIRERFNQKQQMTRFSYDFIDRDGKKRIIREKNLGVDYGAEGIQYGLEQERESYERFKRQSGFTSLPAGRTANVEVPESRDRIQQYARQVLDARIRDAGDETLQRDTQTGDAHGHQRKSNTQDRTSEDHPTQPGQDRRHDRGGFER